One Danio aesculapii chromosome 11, fDanAes4.1, whole genome shotgun sequence genomic region harbors:
- the pfklb gene encoding phosphofructokinase, liver b has product MHVDFEKLRMSGAGKAIAVLTSGGDAQGMNAAVRAVTRMGIFVGAKVYLIYEGYQGLVDGGDHIKLANWQSVTNIIQLGGTIIGSARCKAFTTHEGRLAAAFHLLQRGITNLCVCGGDGSLTGANTFRSEWRGLLEELVQQGRITASLAQQHTHLNIVGLVGSIDNDFCGTDMTIGADSALHRIMEVIDAISTTAQSHQRTFVLEVMGRHCGYLAVVSALASGADWLFIPEAPPEDGWEDHMCARLGEVRSKGSRLNIVIIAEGAIDKHGQLISSSYVKDLVVQRLGYDTRVTVLGHVQRGGTPSAFDRVLSSKMGVEAVVALLEATPETSACVIGLSGNHAMRLPLMECVNMTKEVQKAMNEQRFEEAIQLRGKSFENNWNTYKLLAHQKPAQSKSNHSMAILNIGAPAAGMNAAVRSAVRVGLAHGHRVYTVHDGFEGLAKGMVEEVHWHDVAGWTGQGGSLLGTKRTLPNSCMESIVDNISKYDIQSLLVIGGFEAYEGVLQLVEARGRYDELCICMCVIPATISNNVPGTDFSLGADTAVNAAMESCDKIKQSASGTKRRVFIVETMGGFCGYLATTTGIAVGADAVYIYEEPFNIHDLETNVEHLTDKMKNDIQRGLVLRNEKCHKHYTTDFIHNLYSAEGHGVFDCRVNVLGHLQQGGVPTPFDRNFGTKLGVKAVQWLTEHMSATYRQGRVFANAPDTACVIGMKKKVMSFSPVTELKEHTDFEHRMPKEQWWLNLRPMQKMLAKYQTSFDEYVTGEIEHVTRRTLSIETGF; this is encoded by the exons GGGACGCGCAGG GTATGAACGCTGCGGTTCGCGCTGTAACACGCATGGGCATTTTTGTGGGAGCTAAAGTCTATCTGATATATGAG GGTTATCAAGGCCTGGTGGATGGAGGAGATCACATTAAACTGGCGAACTGGCAGAGCGTCACCAACATCATCCAGCTG GGTGGCACCATCATCGGCAGTGCCCGCTGTAAGGCCTTCACCACACATGAGGGTCGTCTGGCGGCGGCGTTTCACCTGCTGCAGCGTGGCATCaccaacctgtgtgtgtgtggaggagaCGGCAGCCTGACCGGAGCCAACACCTTCCGCAGCGAGTGGAGAGGCCTACTGGAGGAGCTTGTACAGCAgg ggcgCATCACCGCCTCTCTGGCGCAGCAGCACACACACCTGAACATTGTGGGTCTGGTGGGCTCCATTGATAATGATTTCTGTGGGACGGACATGACCATCGGTGCTGATTCTGCTTTACACAGGATCATGGAAGTGATTGATGCCATCAGCACCACTGCACAGag TCATCAGAGGACGTTTGTGCTGGAGGTGATGGGCCGACACTGCGG GTATTTGGCGGTGGTCTCTGCTCTGGCGTCTGGTGCTGATTGGCTCTTCATCCCGGAGGCTCCACCAGAGGACGGATGGGAAGATCACATGTGCGCTCGACTGGGGGAG GTTCGCAGTAAAGGGTCGCGTCTGAACATCGTCATCATCGCAGAAGGAGCGATTGATAAACACGGGCAGCTCATCTCCTCCAGCTACGTCAAAGAT ctggtGGTTCAGCGCCTGGGTTATGACACGCGGGTCACCGTCCTCGGGCATGTCCAGAGAGGAGGAACGCCGTCCGCCTTTGACAGAGTCCTG AGCAGTAAGATGGGTGTCGAGGCTGTGGTTGCTCTGCTGGAAGCGACTCCAGAAACGTCGGCGTGTGTGATCGGCCTGTCAGGGAATCACGCCATGCGTCTGCCGCTCATGGAGTGTGTGAACATg actaaAGAGGTGCAGAAGGCCATGAATGAGCAGAGGTTTGAGGAGGCCATTCAGCTGCGGGGAAA GAGTTTCGAGAACAACTGGAACACCTACAAGCTTCTAGCTCATCAGAAACCGGCTCAGTCAAAG agtAATCACTCAATGGCGATTCTGAATATCGGCGCTCCGGCTGCAGGGATGAACGCCGCCGTCAGATCAGCGGTGCGAGTCGGACTCGCTCACGGACACAGAGTTTACACTGTTCATGACGGGTTTGAGGGGCTGGCTAAAGGCATG GTGGAGGAGGTGCATTGGCATGATGTGGCGGGATGGACAGGTCAGGGCGGGTCACTGCTGGGCACCAAAcg AACTCTTCCAAACTCCTGCATGGAGAGCATCGTGGACAACATCAGCAAATACGACATCCAGAGTCTGCTGGTCATCGGCGGATTTGAG gcgtATGAAGGAGTCCTCCAGCTGGTAGAGGCTCGCGGCCGCTATGACGAGCTCTGCATCTGCATGTGTGTGATTCCTGCCACCATCAGCAACAACGTGCCGGGCACAGACTTCAGCCTGGGGGCAGATACTGCGGTAAACGCCGCCATGGAG agctgtgataaaattAAGCAGTCTGCATCAGGAACCAAACGGCGTGTCTTCATAGTGGAGACCATGGGGGGATTCTGCGGGTATCTGGCAACCACTACAGGCATCGCTGTGGGAGCGGACGCTGTGTACATCTACGAGGAGCCGTTCAACATTCACGACCTCGAG ACAAACGTGGAGCATCTGACGGACAAAATGAAGAATGATATTCAGAGGGGACTGGTGTTGAG gaatgAGAAGTGTCATAAGCACTACACCACAGACTTCATCCATAACCTGTACTCTGCTGAGGGCCACGGAGTGTTTGACTGCAGGGTCAATGTGCTGGGTCATCTGCagcag GGTGGCGTCCCCACTCCGTTCGACAGGAACTTCGGCACTAAGCTGGGAGTGAAGGCGGTTCAGTGGCTGACGGAGCACATGAGCGCCACCTACAGACAGG gCCGTGTGTTTGCGAACGCTCCCGATACGGCGTGTGTGATCGGCATGAAGAAGAAAGTGATGTCCTTCAGCCCCGTCACTGAGCTCAAGGAACACACAGACTTTGA gcACCGGATGCCGAAGGAGCAGTGGTGGCTGAACCTGCGGCCCATGCAGAAGATGCTGGCCAAATATCAGACCAGTTTCGATGAATACGTGACTGGAGAGATCGAACATGTGACACGTCGAACCCTTAGCATAGAGACGGGCTTTTAG